TTTGCCAGCtgttcttctttcttctctttctctCTCTGTTCTTGCTTTACAGGTTTTACGCCTGCAGGCAATAGCCTTGCCTCTTTCAACTTGGTGTCAAAATTAATCCTAATATCCAATCCACCAGGTAATCTCTGTAAAGGTTTGACAACTCTCCATTCATCGTCAGCTTCAAAAACTTTTGGATAACAAGTTCTGTCGTTACAAATCAAAGAGTCCCCGACATATAAGCCCTCTGTTTCGGTAGCTTTGTCGACGTCTACAGTGTTCTTTGGTTCTGGCGATAGCACCTGTTGTGCATTAGACAGTGGAACAAGCCCAAGTAATAAGGTACTTAATATAATCTTTCTCTTGACCATTCTAATGTGTGTTTTTTCTATGGCAGAAGGGACGAATTTCTATCGATATAAGCTAAAAGTTATTCAATGACGTACTACACGCTGATAAATACCTCGAGAGTAGGTGTTGTTAACTATCGCGTCCTCCTCCTTAGAGTGATATTGCAAATGTTATTTTAAACAAGATTAAAAGAGCTCCTTATATACCAACAGGAGTACTATATCGGCGTTCGATCTGTCGACCACAACGATTGACAGAGCTGTCAAAAATGACTTAGGTGACTTGTAAAAAGCATCAAAAGTTTTCTAAAAAAGTCTATATTGAAGTCCTCGAGCAGATGAAAGAATTTATTACTGTAAAGTCCCGAAACGCGAGAGCGGTATGCAGTGTATCGTAGTGTGAATGCCTATGTCCATAGTTACAAATGTCCTGATATGAACTGCTGATATGACAAGAATGAGGCATGGAGCCATGTTTGAGTAATGGCTTTGGCTCTGCTGTGTCTATGGCGTGATGTTATGTTATGATGTGTGCTACGATCTGATTGAGGGTCAATTGACATACCAATTGATGATTGCATAAGAGCACACATTATCACGATCAATGATGACATGACGTGTTGTCTCGAACTACATTCCTTGATAACAGTTATCTACAAAGTCATATTTACTTATGTAAACGGTTTggtattataattttttcattataactatatatacatagattataacatatatataaaattattattttattatcagtGAATTTGTTGTATATTGATTGCTAATTGCAATCTCAACATGACAATATGAGATATGGGTGATATGggaaatatattaaatgtttgttaaaaaaatggTGAGAAACTTCCAAAGAAACATGGGGTGTCTTTTTCGACCTTCTGTAACTTCTCGAAGAGATTTCCTTGATTGtagttaataaaatttaaattaaactTCTTAATCGAATAAACCGAAACCCATTTCATCATCGGATTCTTcagcttcttcttcagcttcttcttcggcagcagcagcagaaGAACCAGAAGCAGCAGCACCGTTACCAGAAGCTGGACCAGCAGCTGGAACAGAGGCCATCTTTTCTTGGCCTTCGGCAATCAATTCTTCGATGGACTTACCTTCTAAAGAGGagattaaagaagaaacttTGTCATCTTCAACTTCAATACCGACAGAAGATAAGACTTCTTTGACTTTGTCAGCAGATGGAGCGGCGCCAGCAGCGTTTAATAATAAGTAGGCAGCTAAATACTTCATTTCTTGATTATATAGGTCTGGTTTGATGGGGGTTCCAATTATACAACAGCAAAAACCACCTTCaaaatgaacaatttaCTGTCTGCTTATATACATTaaaagttaaatatatGAGATGAAATCGATCTCAAAACAGAGTAGTCTCTACACGACACTGTAAATTTCAAACAATGTAGTTAAAACAACTTGCAATAAACACATTTACAATATTAGAAAGATGGACAGAGAGACAGCAACTGAATATGAGAAACACACTACTAATTCAATCAATCAATCGATATACCAATAAACTATCTTAATCTCTCGACCTCCTCCACCTGCTCATCTCATGTTATCACATAAAGTAACAAACGTCTTGAAAAGTTTCGCTCATTGCATTAACCGTTGCCTCGCTGGGGATGGACCTTTTCGAGTGACTGCTTGCTGGAAATGAATGGGTTTACGGCTGGAAAGTGATGCTTTTCGCGCGGTGTGTGGGTGCAGTTTCGTTTTTTGCCGTTCGTTTCTGCGTGAAAAAGTAAAAATCCTGTGGTTTTTGGGACAAGAGGTGCACAGTCGGCACCCGCGCATGCGCCGTCGACCAACACGCCACACCCTGCTTGTTGGGCCGCGTGGTGCTGGCTCCAGCACCACGCGGCCCAGCTCCAGACAGAGGTCTTCGATGCCTCCGTCTTTCCAGCCCGCCCGGGCTCCTTTGAAATGCGCTTGGCTCTCATTGTTCACGCCCAATCACTAGCCACCTGCCCACCAGCGATGAGATGAACATTGTTGCTTT
The Tetrapisispora phaffii CBS 4417 chromosome 8, complete genome DNA segment above includes these coding regions:
- the RPP2A gene encoding ribosomal protein P2 alpha (similar to Saccharomyces cerevisiae RPP2A (YOL039W); ancestral locus Anc_7.96), whose translation is MKYLAAYLLLNAAGAAPSADKVKEVLSSVGIEVEDDKVSSLISSLEGKSIEELIAEGQEKMASVPAAGPASGNGAAASGSSAAAAEEEAEEEAEESDDEMGFGLFD